In a single window of the Acyrthosiphon pisum isolate AL4f chromosome X, pea_aphid_22Mar2018_4r6ur, whole genome shotgun sequence genome:
- the LOC103308010 gene encoding zinc finger MYM-type protein 1-like, producing MFYSVQIDDTTDITQKTQCSVILRYITNKSELVERFFGFYDVSEDHTSEGLFNLITSLFLEFSIEKKLVGQCYDGASVMAGLLNGLQARIKEIAPNALFTHCFAHKLNLVLQHGCNSNKICRIFFANLTGISAFFHNSTSRTNVADSIIGKRIIS from the coding sequence ATGTTTTATTCTGTACAAATTGATGATACTACAGACATAACTCAGAAAACACAATGTTCTGTAATTTTAAGATACATAACTAATAAGTCCGAGTTGGTTGAacgtttttttggtttttatgatGTCAGCGAAGACCATACTTCTGAaggattatttaatttaatcacttCCCTTTTTCTAGAGTTtagtattgaaaaaaagttGGTTGGTCAGTGCTATGATGGTGCTAGTGTGATGGCTGGGCTTTTAAATGGTTTACAAGCTCGAATAAAAGAAATTGCACCAAATGCATTATTTACTCATTGTTTtgcacataaattaaatttagttttgcaACATGGATGTAATAGTAATAAGATATGTCGCATATTTTTTGCCAATTTAACTGGAATATCTGctttttttcataattcaaCATCCCGTACTAATGTAGCTGACAGTATTATAGGTAAACGCATCATCAGCTGA
- the LOC103308011 gene encoding general transcription factor II-I repeat domain-containing protein 2A-like, translating into MERKKRKVEAENRQFHAEWTDLYCFTLPNRVGALPVCLICQQTVAIIKSSNLKRHYETKHKSFSEKYQVGSNLRKSKIESLYLSYSTSTQIIDKAMSEQEKCTEASMRISWILAKHMKPFTDADIIKECMIEAGNALFDSKNDIMETIRNIPLSTSSNTRNTELLAKENHSNLIQSLSATGYYALAMDESCDKTDTAQLCIFVRYFDNTSEQFVEEILTILPLLGTTCGEDILYKAVIEYFEKYKLDMKKLISLTTDGAPSMIGNKKGLFRD; encoded by the coding sequence atggaaagaaaaaaaagaaaagtagaAGCTGAAAATCGACAGTTTCACGCAGAATGGACTGATTTATATTGCTTTACATTACCTAACCGTGTTGGAGCTTTACCTGTTTGTTTGATTTGTCAACAAACAGTAGCCATCATCAAAAGTTCAAATCTGAAAAGACATTATGAGACTAAACACAAATCGTTTAGTGAAAAGTACCAGGTAGGAAGTAATCTTCGTAAATCCAAAATTGAGagtttatatttatcttattcaACATCGACTCAAATTATTGACAAGGCAATGAGTGAACAAGAAAAATGTACAGAGGCTTCTATGCGTATTTCATGGATACTTGCTAAACACATGAAACCGTTTACCGATGCTGATATAATCAAAGAATGTATGATTGAAGCTGGAAATGCGTTATTTGatagtaaaaatgatattatggaGACTATTCGTAATATTCCGTTATCTACGTCTTCAAATACTCGAAATACAGAACTATTAGCAAAGGAGAATCAttctaatttaatacaatctttATCGGCCACGGGTTATTATGCTTTAGCTATGGATGAATCGTGTGATAAGACTGATACAGCTCAGTTGTGTATTTTTGTACGATATTTCGACAATACCAGTGAACAGTTTGTTGaagaaatattaactattttaccaCTTTTAGGGACCACTTGTGgtgaagacatattatataaagctgTTATAgaatatttcgaaaaatataaattagatatgAAAAAACTTATTTCATTAACAACAGACGGCGCGCCATCGATGATTGGAAATAAAAAAGGTTTGTTCAGAGACTAA